The Brachionichthys hirsutus isolate HB-005 chromosome 1, CSIRO-AGI_Bhir_v1, whole genome shotgun sequence genome has a window encoding:
- the LOC137895111 gene encoding kinesin-like protein KIFC3, translating to MYVLCTLAVLSIHRLFESWKGVAPAGGWEAGHEGRPEANGRVGSMEVLDHGGRKVGRRRGGGVGPVPGSRRAQPVRRSSALLSPAVMFSSRKTWDLSHAPCLQELWKNDVSLDASSVDFLMSDGEDDASFLSLPTAAFSQHRPLTPQLSEAKAPCQQLLRSELGATDLEKQLELLLVENQRLKQELKSCRSSEPLDAAESCSGRPRPHSQEAESSRWEESRWENQARQRERRLAELERELLAKTSRVESLHRQLEEAKRELDKGRRRGEEAWQRRGEAEETLSLRLQECEEELARQAATPPRVKYVTHTVEVESANAHKALAELQVKNAGLQEQLSAQRPLLRELEAQLHDSQRSCAQLRTQVRRQERPDLLPLLIRVYEGEMERAQAQLEAEMQNLEEEKNRVIEEAFVRAESEMKAVHENLAGVRLNLLGLQPALRTLTCDYNCLKRQVQDFPFLLDKAIAEAKREISQVIGEVSSTNQELLRKYRREMNLRKKCHDELVRLKGNIRVFCRVRPVSREEQDSADAKTVLSFDSDDDAVLHLANKGKVVTFELDKVFPPQAAQEEVFQEVRSLVTSCIDGFNVCIFAYGQTGSGKTYTMEGVEDDPGINQRALRLLFSEVTEKAPDWDYRISVSMVEIYNETLRSLLGDNTSDKLDIKMNPDGSGQLYVPNLKEVPVQNPEDINRVFEAGHMNRATACTNLNEHSSRSHALLIITVSGFNSATGSRTQGKLNLVDLAGSERIGKSGAEGSRLREAQCINKSLSALGDVINALRSRHAHVPFRNSRLTYLLQDSLSGDSKTLMMVQVSPLPSNMSESVCSLKFAQRVRSVELSSSSSSSRRHENSSTSSSPTHDSVELDSPPVTPAALPISRASSAGSSLSSASRTTSSSRRRSQSQLSTDRQVDRASPLAGDGGQDD from the exons ATGTACGTCCTGTGCACCCTGGCGGTCCTGTCCATCCACAGACTCTTCGAGAGCTGGAAGGGTGTGGCTCCCGCCGGCGGGTGGGAGGCGGGGCACGAAGGTCGCCCTGAGGCCAACGGTCGGGTCGGCTCGATGGAGGTTCTGGACCACGGAGGACGCAAGGTGGggaggcggcgaggaggaggcgtAGGTCCCGTCCCGGGCAGCAGGAGGGCTCAG CCGGTCCGGCGGTCCAGCGCTCTGCTCAGCCCGGCGGTCATGTTCAGCTCGAGAAAGACCTGGGACCTTAGCCACGCCCCCTGCCTGCAGGAGCTCTGGAAGAACGACGTCTCATTGGACG CGAGCTCGGTGGACTTCCTGATGAGTGATGGTGAAGACGacgcctccttcctgtctctgccgACCGCCGCCTTCTCACAGCACCGCCCTTTGACCCCCCAGCTGTCGGAAGCAAAGGCCCCTTGCCAGCAGCT ACTTCGCTCTGAGCTG GGGGCGACAGACctggagaagcagctggagctgctgctggtggagaacCAGCGTCTGAAGCAGGAGCTGAAGTCATGCAGGAGCTCGGAGCCTCTCGAtgctgcagagagctgcagcgggaggccccgcccccacagcCAG GAGGCGGAGTCCTCGCGGTGGGAGGAGTCTCGCTGGGAGAACCAGGCCCGGCAGAGGGAGCGGCGGCTCGCCGAGCTGGAGCGAGAGCTGCTGGCAAAAACCTCCAGGGTGGAGAGTCTCCAccggcagctggaggaggccaaGCGGGAGCTGGACAAAGGCcggaggcggggggaggaggcgTGGCAGAGGCGGGGGGAGGCGGAGGAAACGCTCAGCCTCCGACTGCAGGAGTGTGAGGAGGAGCTCGCCAGGCAGGCGGCGACGCCCCCCCGGGTGAAG TATGTGACCCACACGGTGGAGGTGGAGTCCGCCAACGCCCACAAAGCTCtggctgagctgcaggtgaagaaCGCCggcctgcaggagcagctgtcGGCGCAGAGGCCGCTCCTCAGGGAGCTGGAGGCGCAGCTGCACGACTCCCAGAGGAGCTGCGCCCAGCTGAGGACGCAGGTACGCCGGCAGGAACGCCCGGACCTGCTCCCCCTCCTG atcCGGGTCTACGAAGGAGAGATGGAGCGGGCCCAGGCCCAGCTGGAGGCCGagatgcagaacctggaggaggagaagaaccgCGTGATCGAGGAGGCGTTCGTCAGAGCGGAGAGCGAGATGAAGGCGGTCCACGAGAACCTGGCGG GCGTGCGTCTGAACCTGCTGGGCCTCCAGCCGGCGCTCCGGACTCTCACCTGCGACTACAACTGTCTGAAGAGGCAGGTGCAGGACTTCCCCTTCCTGCTGGACAAAGCCATCGCCGAGGCCAAGCGGGAG ATCTCCCAGGTGATCGGCGAGGTGAGCAGCACCAATCAGGAGCTGCTGCGTAAATACAGGCGGGAGATGAACCTGAGGAAGAAGTGCCACGACGAGCTGGTCCGACTCAAAG GCAACATCCGCGTTTTCTGTCGCGTGCGGCCCGTCAGTCGGGAGGAGCAGGACTCCGCCGACGCCAAGACCGTGCTGAGCTTCGACTCGGACGACGACGCCGTCCTCCACCTCGCCAACAAGGGGAAGGTCGTGACCTTCGAGCTGGACAAAGTCTTCCCACCGCAGGCCGCGCAGGAAGAG GTGTTTCAGGAGGTGCGGTCTCTGGTCACTTCCTGTATCGACGGCTTCAACGTCTGCATCTTCGCCTACGGACAGACCGGCTCGGGGAAAACCTACACCATGGAG GGCGTGGAGGACGACCCCGGCATCAACCAGAGGGCGCTGCGCCTGCTGTTCTCCGAGGTGACGGAGAAGGCCCCGGACTGGGACTACAGGATCTCCGTCAGCATGGTGGAGATCTACAACGAGACGCTGCG GAGCCTGCTGGGGGACAACACCAGCGACAAGCTGGACATCAAGATGAACCCCGATGGCAGTGGACAGCTGTACGTCCCCAACCTGAAGGAGGTCCCCGTCCAGAACCCCGAGGACATCAACAGG GTGTTTGAGGCGGGTCACATGAACCGAGCGACGGCCTGCACCAACCTGAACGAGCACAGCTCCCGATCGCACGCTCTGCTCATCATCACCGTATCGGGATTCAACTCCGCCACGGGAAGCCGCACCCAAG GGAAGCTGAACCTGGTCGACCTAGCCGGCTCCGAGAGGATCGGCAAGTCGGGCGCGGAGGGCAGCCGCCTCCGGGAGGCTCAGTGCATCAACAAATCTCTGTCGGCGctcggtgatgtcatcaacgccCTACGCAGCAGGCACGCCCACGTCCCCTTCAGGAACTCGCGCCTCACGTACCTGCTGCAGGACTCCCTGAGCGGAGACAGCAAGACCCTCATGATGGTGCAG GTGTCTCCGTTGCCTAGCAACATGAGCGAGTCAGTCTGCTCGCTGAAGTTTGCTCAGCGTGTTCGCAGCGTCGagctctcctcgtcttcctcgtccaGTCGGAGACACGAGAACTCGTCCACCTCTTCCTCGCCGACTCACGACAGCGTCGAG CTGGACTCCCCCCCGGTGACCCCTGCCGCCCTCCCTATCTCCAGAGCCAGCAGCGccggctcctccctctcctctgcctccagaACTACCAGCAGCTCCCGCAGGAGATCCCAGTCCCAGCTGTCCACAG acagacaggtagacagagcCAGCCCATTGGCTGGGGACGGTGGGCAG GACGACTGA